One genomic segment of Microcella indica includes these proteins:
- a CDS encoding amidase → MFELHHLTALEQWQWLHEGRLEPRDLVEHYLARIERINDDVGAFTVVEAQRAREAAQRVVREVPRTAPLWGLPIADKELVPRAGQRTTFGSRLFAEHVPEQSDELVRHLDDAGAISLGATAAPEFGLPSYTESLVAPPARTPFALDRGAGGSSGGAAVAVAAGLLPFAPGSDGGGSIRIPAAACGLVGLKPSRGRIPAGSGLDRPAGLVVPGPLARTVADAALMLDALVSAAPWEFATRAPSPHDGPFLGAAVRGEGRFQLGVMTSTPWEGFTDITIAPEARDALTTAIAGFERLGHGVDDLTLPAEPDYARHFRTVWMAGAAGIPARTDEELALLEPLTAWLVGQGRALPATALAEALAWLTGFERRVIRHLGTVDIVVTPALAMTPRPLGWFDAQDPERNFAQQVQYTPWTSFVNVAGLPALTLPIGLTGADSEVPGVPMGVQLIGRPGGEADLLALGAQWERAHPERLHPPQW, encoded by the coding sequence GTGTTCGAACTCCACCATCTGACCGCGCTCGAGCAGTGGCAGTGGCTGCACGAGGGCCGTCTCGAGCCCCGCGACCTCGTCGAGCACTACCTCGCGCGCATCGAGCGGATCAACGACGATGTCGGGGCGTTCACCGTCGTGGAGGCGCAGCGCGCTCGGGAGGCCGCGCAGCGCGTGGTGCGGGAGGTTCCCCGCACGGCGCCGCTCTGGGGTCTGCCGATCGCCGACAAGGAGCTCGTGCCGCGCGCGGGCCAGCGCACGACCTTCGGTTCGCGCCTGTTCGCCGAGCACGTTCCCGAGCAGTCCGACGAGCTCGTGCGCCACCTCGACGATGCCGGTGCGATCAGCCTGGGCGCCACGGCGGCGCCCGAGTTCGGTCTGCCCTCCTACACCGAGAGCCTCGTGGCACCTCCCGCGCGCACCCCCTTCGCGCTCGATCGTGGCGCCGGTGGATCGAGCGGCGGGGCGGCGGTCGCGGTCGCGGCCGGACTGTTGCCCTTCGCCCCGGGCTCCGACGGGGGAGGGAGCATCCGCATTCCCGCCGCCGCGTGCGGCCTCGTCGGCCTCAAGCCGTCTCGCGGGCGCATCCCCGCCGGCAGCGGTCTCGACCGGCCCGCCGGCCTCGTCGTGCCCGGTCCCCTCGCCCGCACGGTCGCGGACGCCGCGCTCATGCTGGACGCGCTCGTCTCCGCGGCACCGTGGGAGTTCGCGACGCGCGCGCCGTCCCCGCACGACGGCCCCTTCCTCGGCGCCGCCGTGCGCGGCGAGGGGCGGTTCCAGCTCGGCGTCATGACGAGCACGCCCTGGGAGGGCTTCACCGACATCACGATCGCTCCCGAGGCTCGGGATGCCCTCACGACGGCCATCGCGGGCTTCGAGCGCCTCGGCCACGGCGTGGACGATCTCACGCTGCCCGCCGAGCCCGACTACGCCCGGCACTTCCGCACGGTGTGGATGGCGGGGGCCGCGGGCATCCCCGCCCGGACGGACGAGGAGCTCGCCCTGCTCGAGCCGCTCACAGCGTGGCTCGTCGGCCAGGGCCGGGCGCTGCCCGCTACGGCGCTCGCGGAGGCGCTCGCCTGGCTCACGGGGTTCGAGCGCCGCGTTATCCGCCATCTCGGCACGGTCGACATCGTGGTCACGCCCGCGCTCGCGATGACGCCCCGCCCCCTCGGCTGGTTCGACGCGCAGGACCCGGAGCGCAACTTCGCGCAGCAGGTGCAGTACACGCCGTGGACGAGCTTCGTCAACGTCGCCGGGCTGCCCGCGCTCACTCTGCCGATCGGCCTCACGGGTGCCGACTCCGAGGTGCCGGGCGTGCCCATGGGCGTGCAGCTCATCGGGCGCCCGGGCGGGGAGGCCGATCTTCTCGCGCTGGGGGCGCAGTGGGAGCGGGCGCATCCGGAGCGTCTGCACCCGCCGCAGTGGTAG
- a CDS encoding bifunctional o-acetylhomoserine/o-acetylserine sulfhydrylase: MSDTWKFETQQIHAGAQPDPVTNARATPVYRTTAYVFNDAEHAKNLFALAEFGNIYTRIQNPTQDVAEQRIAALEGGTAALLLSSGQSATTYAVLNIANAGDHIVSSSSVYGGTYNLFTYTLAKLGIEVTFVEDQDDAEAWRAAIRPNTKLLFGETVGNPKVNILDIEKVAGVAHEAGLPLIVDNTIATPYLIRPLEHGADIVVHSATKFLGGHGTVIGGFIVDGGKFAWSKNVERFPGLTEPDPSYHGASYTGVLGDGIAYIIKARVQLLRDIGSAISPDNAWQLIQGIETLSLRIERHVQNAQAVAEWLEKHDDVATVDYSGLASSPWYEAGQKYAPKGVGAVLSFELKGGVDAGRALVDSVSLFSHVANIGDVRSLIIHPASTTHSQLTPEQQLSAGVTPGLVRLSVGLENLDDIIADLESGFAAARAVSAASAR, from the coding sequence ATGTCCGACACCTGGAAGTTCGAAACGCAGCAGATTCACGCGGGGGCGCAGCCCGACCCGGTGACGAACGCGCGAGCGACCCCGGTCTACCGCACGACGGCGTACGTCTTCAACGACGCCGAGCACGCCAAGAACCTCTTCGCACTCGCCGAGTTCGGCAACATCTACACGCGCATCCAGAACCCCACGCAGGATGTCGCCGAGCAGCGCATCGCCGCCCTCGAGGGCGGCACCGCGGCGCTCCTGCTGTCCTCCGGCCAGTCCGCGACCACCTACGCGGTGCTCAACATCGCGAACGCCGGCGACCACATCGTCTCCTCCTCGAGCGTCTACGGCGGCACCTACAACCTCTTCACGTACACGCTCGCGAAGCTCGGCATCGAGGTCACCTTCGTGGAGGACCAGGACGACGCGGAGGCATGGCGCGCGGCGATCCGCCCGAACACGAAGCTTCTCTTCGGCGAGACGGTCGGCAACCCCAAGGTCAACATCCTCGACATCGAGAAGGTCGCCGGCGTCGCCCACGAGGCCGGCTTGCCGCTCATCGTCGACAACACCATCGCGACCCCGTACCTCATTCGCCCCCTCGAGCACGGCGCCGACATCGTCGTGCACTCGGCGACGAAGTTCCTCGGCGGTCACGGCACCGTCATCGGCGGGTTCATCGTCGACGGCGGCAAGTTCGCGTGGTCGAAAAACGTCGAGAGGTTCCCCGGTCTGACCGAGCCCGACCCCTCGTACCACGGTGCGAGCTACACGGGCGTGCTCGGAGACGGCATCGCGTACATCATCAAGGCGCGCGTGCAGCTGCTGCGCGACATCGGGTCGGCCATCTCCCCCGACAACGCCTGGCAGCTCATTCAGGGCATCGAGACGCTCAGCCTGCGCATCGAGCGCCACGTGCAGAACGCTCAGGCGGTGGCCGAATGGCTCGAGAAGCACGACGATGTTGCGACGGTCGACTACTCGGGCCTCGCGTCGAGCCCCTGGTACGAGGCCGGCCAGAAGTACGCCCCGAAGGGCGTCGGCGCGGTGCTCTCCTTCGAGCTCAAGGGCGGCGTTGACGCGGGCCGCGCGCTCGTCGACAGCGTGAGCCTGTTCAGCCACGTCGCCAACATCGGCGACGTGCGCAGCCTCATCATTCACCCGGCCTCGACGACGCACTCGCAGCTCACGCCCGAGCAGCAGCTCTCCGCGGGCGTCACTCCGGGCCTCGTACGCCTCTCCGTGGGGCTCGAGAACCTGGACGACATCATCGCCGACCTCGAGTCGGGATTCGCGGCCGCCCGCGCCGTCTCGGCGGCGAGCGCCCGCTAG
- a CDS encoding MFS transporter, with translation MAQLLRGRSGAITLGLVGYLFFVEFVSGVLQGYYIPLIPDIVEYLGIRDPDFNWFEAAQLLLSALVVPILAKLGDMIGHKKVLLLSTVLTAGASWWLVFAADFWSFLFAWALQGFYVVWLPLEVALIFDRGRSEKRGASQTRRAAGFLVVALEAGAIAGALGGGRFFEAVGGNVPLALSVPAAATTVAFFAILFGVPESTPIPGRRLDTVGFVLLTIALLTITSGLTFLRINGPEAWWVYLLMAVGVLLLLPFGRWVLRHPDPAIDLRVLRQPSMWPIQLVAGLLGISILGAQAPLSLYAGTDPVVGYGLGLSSSAISNIIGAYLIAMIVGALLFPVLSNRTTPRIALIVGTTFIAVGYLMFLPFNATPLQVTLNMVVAGIGSGALVAALPAAASAAAPLGQTGIAAGLTNTTKTIGGSFASAIFAVVLIYAGGQAALETVGTYAGYLTVFAICGGTALVSAILLLAVPKLAFSDEVVAGEAAPVTPAAPRAAAADPE, from the coding sequence ATGGCACAGCTGCTGCGCGGACGGTCTGGGGCGATCACTCTCGGGCTCGTGGGATACCTGTTCTTCGTCGAGTTCGTGAGTGGAGTGCTGCAGGGGTACTACATTCCGCTCATCCCCGACATCGTCGAGTATCTGGGCATCCGCGACCCCGACTTCAACTGGTTCGAGGCCGCGCAGCTGCTGCTGAGCGCCCTCGTCGTGCCGATCCTCGCCAAGCTCGGCGACATGATCGGGCACAAGAAGGTGCTGCTGCTCTCGACCGTGCTCACGGCGGGAGCCAGCTGGTGGCTCGTGTTCGCGGCCGACTTCTGGAGCTTCCTCTTCGCGTGGGCGCTGCAGGGCTTCTATGTCGTGTGGCTACCGCTCGAGGTCGCCCTCATCTTCGACCGTGGCCGCAGCGAGAAGCGTGGCGCCTCGCAGACCCGTCGCGCTGCCGGGTTCCTCGTCGTCGCCCTCGAGGCGGGCGCCATCGCGGGAGCCCTCGGCGGCGGTCGCTTCTTCGAAGCGGTCGGCGGCAACGTCCCGCTCGCGCTGTCGGTGCCCGCCGCGGCGACGACGGTCGCGTTCTTCGCGATCCTCTTCGGCGTGCCCGAGTCGACGCCCATCCCCGGTCGACGCCTCGACACCGTCGGCTTCGTGCTGCTCACGATCGCGCTGCTGACCATCACGAGCGGCCTGACCTTCCTGCGCATCAACGGGCCGGAGGCCTGGTGGGTCTACCTCCTCATGGCCGTCGGGGTCCTGCTGCTCCTCCCCTTCGGCCGCTGGGTGCTGCGCCACCCCGACCCGGCGATCGACCTGCGCGTGCTGCGCCAGCCGTCGATGTGGCCCATCCAGCTCGTCGCGGGGCTGCTCGGCATCAGCATCCTCGGCGCCCAGGCCCCTCTGAGCCTGTACGCGGGCACTGACCCCGTCGTCGGATACGGCCTGGGGCTGTCTTCCTCGGCGATCTCGAACATCATCGGCGCGTATCTCATCGCCATGATCGTCGGGGCGCTGCTCTTCCCCGTGCTGTCGAACCGCACGACCCCGCGCATCGCGCTCATCGTGGGCACGACCTTCATCGCCGTCGGCTACCTCATGTTCCTGCCCTTCAACGCGACGCCCCTGCAGGTGACCCTCAACATGGTCGTCGCCGGCATCGGGTCGGGTGCGCTCGTCGCCGCTCTCCCCGCAGCCGCCTCCGCCGCCGCGCCGCTCGGCCAGACCGGCATCGCCGCGGGCCTCACCAACACGACGAAGACGATCGGCGGTTCCTTCGCCTCCGCGATCTTCGCCGTCGTGCTCATCTACGCGGGCGGCCAGGCTGCTCTCGAGACCGTGGGAACCTACGCGGGCTACCTCACGGTGTTCGCCATCTGCGGCGGCACGGCGCTCGTGAGCGCGATCCTGCTTCTCGCCGTGCCGAAGCTCGCCTTCAGCGACGAGGTCGTCGCGGGCGAGGCAGCGCCGGTCACTCCCGCGGCGCCTCGCGCGGCCGCAGCGGACCCCGAATGA
- a CDS encoding SDR family oxidoreductase, which produces MHSRRAVITGASSGIGAATVRRLRDAGWSVLAVARREDRLAALAEETGCSVRVVDVTREDDVVALRAALADDIAATGQPLDALVLNAGLAIGVDPVEEADPADWARMFEVNVLGAQRVAAALLPLLREGALERGFADVIAVTSTAGRRAYEGGGGYAASKFGLRALMDTLRLELAGEPIRVMQVAPGMVRTDEFTLHRLGGDAERAAALYEGVEHPLTADDVALVIAQSLALPGHINLDEITMRPVAQAAQHKLIRGPLRPREAPRE; this is translated from the coding sequence ATGCACAGCAGACGCGCAGTCATCACGGGGGCGAGCTCGGGCATCGGCGCCGCGACGGTGCGCCGCCTGCGCGACGCGGGCTGGTCGGTGCTCGCCGTGGCCCGCCGAGAGGACCGCCTCGCGGCGCTCGCGGAGGAGACCGGATGCTCGGTGCGGGTCGTCGACGTCACGCGCGAGGACGACGTGGTCGCACTGCGGGCCGCGCTCGCGGACGACATCGCGGCGACGGGTCAGCCGCTCGACGCGCTCGTGCTCAACGCCGGCCTCGCGATCGGCGTCGACCCCGTCGAGGAGGCGGACCCCGCGGACTGGGCGCGCATGTTCGAGGTCAACGTGCTCGGAGCCCAGCGCGTCGCCGCCGCCCTGCTGCCGCTGCTGCGCGAGGGAGCCCTCGAGCGAGGGTTCGCCGATGTGATCGCCGTGACCTCCACGGCCGGTCGGCGCGCCTACGAGGGCGGCGGAGGCTACGCGGCCTCGAAGTTCGGCCTGCGGGCGCTCATGGACACCCTGCGTCTCGAGCTCGCGGGCGAGCCGATCCGGGTCATGCAGGTGGCCCCGGGCATGGTGCGCACCGACGAGTTCACTCTGCACCGACTCGGCGGCGACGCCGAGCGTGCTGCGGCGCTCTACGAGGGGGTCGAGCATCCCCTGACGGCCGACGATGTCGCCCTCGTCATCGCGCAGTCCCTCGCCCTGCCCGGCCACATCAATCTCGACGAGATCACGATGCGCCCGGTCGCGCAGGCCGCGCAGCACAAGCTCATTCGGGGTCCGCTGCGGCCGCGCGAGGCGCCGCGGGAGTGA
- a CDS encoding dihydrolipoyl dehydrogenase family protein, translating into MVSTAAVDGNQNEPESYDVVVIGAGAVGENVADRAVQGGLSVLIVESELVGGECSYWACMPSKALLRSGSVLRAAHAVGGAREAVTGRLDTAAVLARRDTFTSHWDDSGQVRWLEKAGIELARGRARLDGDRRVIITGDDGDQRTVLARHAVAICTGSEAAVPPIDGLAEASPWTSREITSTETVPDRLAIIGGGVVGCEMATAFTSLGSRVTLLSRGRLLSGVEEFAGDAVAERLRADGAEVLIGTTPERVDRLADGTVRLALPEGRELVVDEVVVATGRRAATHDLGLETVGLAPGEWIDVDDTLRALDADGRASEWLYAVGDVNHRALLTHQGKYQARAAGDGMAARASGASRQEAAWGAHVATADHAAVPQVTFTAPEVASVGLTLAEATERGLHVRAVDYELGYVAGASVHADDYRGTARMVVDEDRRVIVGFTIVGDDVAELLHAATIAVVGEVTLDRLWHAVPSYPTMSEIWLRLLEQYGRASATG; encoded by the coding sequence GTGGTGTCGACAGCGGCCGTGGACGGCAACCAGAACGAGCCAGAGTCGTACGACGTGGTCGTGATCGGCGCCGGAGCCGTGGGCGAGAACGTCGCCGACCGCGCCGTGCAGGGCGGCCTGAGCGTGCTCATCGTCGAGAGCGAGCTCGTCGGCGGCGAGTGCTCGTACTGGGCGTGCATGCCCTCCAAGGCACTCTTGCGCTCCGGCAGCGTGCTGCGCGCGGCGCACGCCGTGGGCGGTGCGCGCGAAGCCGTCACGGGCAGGCTCGACACCGCCGCCGTGCTCGCGCGGCGCGACACGTTCACGAGCCACTGGGACGACAGCGGCCAGGTGCGGTGGCTCGAGAAGGCGGGCATCGAGCTCGCCCGTGGCCGGGCTCGGCTCGACGGCGACCGCCGCGTCATCATCACGGGGGACGACGGCGATCAGCGCACCGTGCTCGCCCGCCACGCGGTCGCGATCTGCACGGGCAGCGAGGCCGCGGTGCCGCCCATCGACGGCCTCGCGGAGGCGAGCCCGTGGACCTCCCGCGAGATCACGAGCACCGAGACCGTGCCAGACCGGCTCGCGATCATCGGCGGCGGGGTCGTCGGCTGCGAGATGGCGACCGCGTTCACCTCGCTCGGCAGTCGCGTGACGCTCCTCAGCCGCGGGCGGCTGCTCTCCGGCGTCGAGGAGTTCGCAGGTGATGCCGTCGCCGAGCGTCTGCGCGCGGACGGCGCCGAGGTGCTCATCGGCACGACGCCCGAGCGCGTCGACCGGCTCGCCGACGGCACCGTGCGCCTCGCGCTACCCGAGGGCCGCGAGCTCGTCGTCGACGAGGTCGTCGTCGCCACCGGCCGCCGGGCCGCCACGCACGACCTCGGGCTCGAGACGGTCGGGCTCGCCCCCGGCGAGTGGATCGACGTCGACGACACCCTGCGCGCCCTCGACGCCGACGGGCGCGCGAGCGAGTGGCTCTACGCCGTGGGAGACGTCAACCACCGTGCGCTCCTCACGCACCAGGGCAAGTATCAGGCGCGCGCCGCGGGCGACGGGATGGCGGCGCGCGCGAGCGGAGCATCCCGCCAGGAGGCCGCGTGGGGCGCGCACGTCGCGACCGCCGACCACGCCGCCGTACCCCAGGTGACGTTCACGGCGCCCGAGGTCGCGAGCGTCGGCCTCACTCTCGCCGAGGCGACCGAGCGCGGACTGCACGTGCGCGCCGTCGACTACGAGCTCGGGTACGTCGCCGGCGCGAGCGTGCACGCCGACGACTACCGCGGCACCGCCCGCATGGTCGTCGACGAGGACCGCCGCGTGATCGTGGGGTTCACGATCGTGGGCGACGACGTCGCCGAGCTGCTGCACGCCGCGACGATCGCCGTCGTCGGCGAGGTCACCCTCGACCGACTGTGGCACGCCGTGCCCTCCTACCCGACCATGAGCGAGATCTGGCTGCGGCTGCTCGAGCAGTACGGCCGCGCGAGCGCGACGGGCTAG
- a CDS encoding GNAT family N-acetyltransferase, whose protein sequence is MLEEEYQPRRRLPRHLRPSPPPEPTFSFSVRPATEADLPYIREIYNHYVANSTVTFDEKSWTLRGLRAKFAHVQKLGYPFIVAVSPTDQVLGFAYVYPWKEKAAYRYTVENSIYLGPASTGKGLGTALLEELMERSREAGVKEIIAVIADRGADASIRLHEKFGFRQTGAMGRVGYKFDRWLGIVLLQKSLGPSKSQPADARR, encoded by the coding sequence GTGCTGGAGGAGGAGTACCAACCGCGTCGGCGATTGCCGCGCCACTTGCGCCCCTCACCGCCGCCCGAGCCGACCTTCAGCTTCAGCGTGCGACCCGCGACGGAGGCAGACCTTCCGTACATCCGCGAGATCTACAACCACTACGTCGCCAACAGCACCGTGACCTTCGATGAGAAGAGCTGGACTCTGCGCGGCCTGCGCGCGAAGTTCGCGCACGTGCAGAAGCTCGGGTACCCCTTCATCGTGGCGGTGTCACCGACCGACCAGGTGCTCGGCTTCGCCTACGTCTACCCGTGGAAGGAGAAGGCGGCGTACCGCTACACCGTCGAGAACTCCATCTACCTCGGGCCGGCCTCGACCGGCAAGGGGCTCGGCACGGCACTTCTCGAGGAGCTGATGGAGCGCTCCCGCGAGGCGGGAGTCAAGGAGATCATCGCGGTGATCGCCGACCGAGGCGCGGACGCGTCGATTCGACTGCACGAGAAGTTCGGCTTCCGCCAGACCGGCGCCATGGGGCGCGTGGGCTACAAGTTCGACCGTTGGCTGGGCATCGTGCTGCTGCAGAAGTCGCTCGGGCCGTCGAAGAGCCAGCCGGCGGACGCACGCCGTTGA
- a CDS encoding uracil-DNA glycosylase has protein sequence MSTPRPLSDLVAADWADALAPVAGRIEELGQWLRAEVAAGRPYLPAGPAVLRAFTAPRAEVRVLVVGQDPYPTPGHPIGLSFAVERSVRPLPRSLANIYRELHDDLGVTPAEHGDLSAWQSQGVLLLNRVLTVRAGASGSHRGRGWEEVTEHAVRSLVERGGPLVAVLWGRQAQSLAPALDGIPIVATAHPSPLSAHAGFFGSRPFSRVNELLDSQGSPGIDWHLPS, from the coding sequence ATGAGCACGCCCCGACCGCTGAGCGACCTCGTGGCGGCCGACTGGGCGGATGCTCTCGCCCCTGTCGCCGGTCGCATCGAGGAGCTCGGGCAATGGCTGCGGGCCGAGGTCGCCGCGGGTCGTCCGTACCTGCCGGCGGGGCCCGCCGTGCTGCGGGCGTTCACCGCGCCGCGCGCCGAGGTGCGCGTGCTCGTCGTCGGCCAGGACCCGTACCCGACGCCCGGCCACCCGATCGGCCTGAGCTTCGCCGTCGAGCGCTCGGTGCGGCCTCTGCCGCGCAGCCTCGCGAACATCTACCGCGAGCTGCACGACGACCTCGGGGTGACGCCCGCCGAGCATGGCGACCTCTCGGCGTGGCAGAGCCAGGGCGTGCTGCTGCTCAACCGCGTGCTCACCGTGCGCGCGGGTGCGAGCGGCTCGCATCGCGGTCGTGGGTGGGAGGAGGTCACCGAGCACGCGGTGCGGTCGCTCGTCGAGCGCGGCGGCCCCCTCGTCGCGGTGCTCTGGGGGCGGCAGGCCCAGTCGCTCGCGCCGGCGCTCGACGGCATCCCGATCGTCGCGACCGCGCACCCGAGCCCCCTCTCGGCGCACGCCGGGTTCTTCGGGTCGCGCCCCTTCAGTCGCGTCAACGAGCTTCTCGACTCCCAGGGTTCCCCGGGCATCGACTGGCACCTGCCGTCGTAG
- the metX gene encoding homoserine O-acetyltransferase MetX: protein MDWQTSEDTVPSAFITEASRRALRGTPPTTGAWREGDDPGERRFVDLGPLELESGRSLPHVRLAYESWGELAPDHSNVVLVPHALTGDSHLMGPPGPGHATAGWWGGIVGPGLAIDTDRWFVLAPNVLGGCQGSTGPASFSPDGSEWGSRFPYLTIRDQVAAQRMLADALGIERFAAVIGGSMGGMHALEWAVEHPDRVARVGVLAAPAFSNADQLALNSVQIEAIRMDPLFREGDYYDEPEGPYRGLALARRMALLNYRSPDELNARFERSWQGTLDPLGHGGRFAVESYLDFHGNKFTRRFDANSYIALVEAMNSHDVTRGRGPLAETLARVTATCLVLGIDSDRLFPVETQHLLSAHLPRTIHGSEAVVISSPFGHDSFLIEDDLVSPHLAELLAS from the coding sequence ATGGACTGGCAGACGAGCGAAGACACGGTGCCCTCGGCGTTCATCACCGAGGCGAGCCGCCGCGCGCTGCGCGGCACACCTCCCACGACGGGCGCGTGGCGCGAGGGGGACGACCCCGGCGAGCGCCGCTTCGTCGACCTCGGGCCGCTCGAACTCGAGTCGGGTCGCTCGCTGCCGCACGTGCGCCTCGCCTACGAGAGCTGGGGCGAGCTCGCCCCCGACCACTCCAACGTCGTGCTCGTGCCGCACGCGCTCACGGGCGACAGTCACCTCATGGGGCCTCCCGGCCCCGGCCACGCGACGGCGGGCTGGTGGGGCGGCATCGTCGGCCCCGGGCTCGCGATCGACACCGACCGCTGGTTCGTGCTCGCCCCGAACGTGCTCGGTGGCTGCCAGGGCTCGACCGGCCCGGCGTCGTTCAGCCCCGACGGCTCCGAGTGGGGCTCGCGCTTCCCGTACCTCACCATCCGTGACCAGGTGGCCGCGCAGCGCATGCTCGCCGATGCCCTCGGCATCGAGCGGTTCGCGGCGGTCATCGGCGGGTCGATGGGGGGCATGCACGCGCTCGAGTGGGCGGTGGAGCATCCTGATCGCGTCGCTCGCGTCGGTGTGCTCGCGGCGCCCGCGTTCTCGAATGCCGACCAGCTGGCCTTGAACTCGGTGCAGATCGAGGCGATTCGCATGGATCCGCTCTTTCGCGAGGGCGACTATTACGACGAGCCGGAGGGGCCATACCGCGGCCTGGCTCTCGCGCGGCGCATGGCGCTGCTCAACTACCGCTCGCCCGACGAGCTCAACGCGCGCTTCGAGCGCAGCTGGCAGGGCACGCTCGACCCGCTCGGCCACGGCGGGCGCTTCGCCGTGGAGAGCTACCTCGACTTCCACGGCAACAAGTTCACGCGCCGGTTCGACGCCAACAGCTACATCGCGCTCGTGGAGGCCATGAACTCGCACGACGTGACACGCGGGCGCGGGCCGCTCGCCGAGACGCTCGCGCGCGTGACCGCGACCTGCCTCGTGCTCGGTATCGACAGCGACCGACTGTTCCCGGTCGAGACGCAGCACCTGCTCTCGGCGCACCTGCCGCGCACGATCCACGGCTCCGAGGCGGTCGTCATCAGCTCGCCGTTCGGGCACGACTCCTTCCTCATCGAAGACGACCTCGTGAGCCCCCACCTCGCCGAGCTGCTCGCGAGCTGA
- a CDS encoding acyltransferase family protein, which yields MGASSTATSRVPVWDNARFVAITFVVVGHGIQRFTYDSDAGLVAYLFIYAFHMPLFAIISGYFSKSGPPTARQMRRVITDIIVPYVIFESIWTLLHYVVEGRVAVNPTTPSWTLWFLLALGIFRLILPYLALLRWPLLWAVIASIGVGYFSNVDSTFSLSRAIGILPFFVLGWKLREWDVVERWRFAEAPAALVRMGALAVLAIWAAVLWAFIDVWRATDLRFWFFYDDSYDGLGENQWWAGAVRLSLLALAVLLSACVFVLVPRRRLVITPLGQATMYVYLLHSFALYPIRESGIIGDEITGWPWLLVMTVISVGISFALASPWVRWATRPLVEPRPRWLLHREIDTTTGPMRLGPSRTDPTGSRRGRAHRRLRRVSGPVDRGRAWPYRH from the coding sequence ATGGGGGCTTCATCGACCGCGACCTCGCGCGTGCCCGTCTGGGACAACGCGCGGTTCGTCGCCATCACGTTCGTCGTCGTCGGGCACGGCATTCAGAGGTTCACCTACGACTCCGATGCCGGGCTCGTCGCGTACCTGTTCATCTACGCGTTCCACATGCCGCTCTTCGCGATCATCAGCGGCTACTTCTCGAAGTCGGGGCCGCCGACGGCTCGCCAGATGCGGCGCGTCATCACGGACATCATCGTGCCGTACGTCATCTTCGAGTCGATCTGGACTCTCCTGCACTACGTCGTCGAGGGGCGCGTCGCGGTCAACCCGACGACGCCGTCGTGGACGCTGTGGTTCCTGCTCGCGCTCGGCATCTTCCGGTTGATCCTGCCCTACCTCGCGCTGCTGCGCTGGCCCCTCCTGTGGGCCGTGATCGCCTCGATCGGGGTCGGCTACTTCTCGAACGTCGACTCGACGTTCTCGCTCTCCCGCGCCATCGGCATCCTTCCCTTCTTCGTGCTCGGCTGGAAGCTGCGTGAGTGGGACGTCGTCGAGAGATGGCGGTTCGCCGAGGCTCCTGCCGCGCTCGTGCGCATGGGCGCCCTCGCCGTGCTCGCCATCTGGGCGGCCGTCCTGTGGGCCTTCATCGACGTGTGGCGCGCGACCGACCTGCGCTTCTGGTTCTTCTACGACGACTCCTACGACGGGCTCGGCGAGAACCAGTGGTGGGCGGGTGCTGTGCGCCTGAGCCTGCTCGCGCTCGCGGTGCTGCTCTCGGCGTGCGTCTTCGTTCTCGTGCCGCGCCGTCGCCTCGTCATCACGCCGCTCGGACAGGCGACCATGTACGTCTACCTGCTGCACTCCTTCGCGCTCTACCCGATCCGGGAGTCGGGCATCATCGGCGACGAGATCACCGGCTGGCCGTGGCTGCTCGTCATGACCGTGATCTCCGTCGGCATCTCCTTCGCCCTCGCGAGCCCTTGGGTGCGGTGGGCGACACGCCCCCTCGTCGAGCCGCGCCCGCGCTGGCTGCTCCACCGGGAGATCGACACGACGACGGGCCCCATGCGGCTCGGTCCTTCGCGCACCGACCCCACCGGGTCGCGACGGGGCCGAGCGCACCGCAGGTTACGGCGTGTGTCGGGGCCCGTTGACCGCGGGCGCGCGTGGCCGTACCGTCACTGA